Proteins encoded within one genomic window of Clupea harengus chromosome 10, Ch_v2.0.2, whole genome shotgun sequence:
- the fkbp8 gene encoding peptidyl-prolyl cis-trans isomerase FKBP8, whose translation MADVEETLASGAGDHQDSTTSAKHSSRTLLLDSGEDFEMLENSEDDGGDDDLPPLEDAGGGEKKGQGAEHTAQSEDSTPQLSAPKDEWVDILGSGLLRKKVLEGGEGLDTRPTRGQNVQIKLKTLLFDGTIVEEDSELAFTLGDGDVIQALDLAVQLMEMGEKALVEADAKYAYGSVGSACPPVVPNSNLTMEVQLLTALDGPDIELMTPEGRIALAGQKRERGNAHYQRGDYAFAVNSYGIALQITEASSKVDITSEQEAELMEVKVKCLNNMAAAQLKLEHYEAAKRSCVSVLVHEPDNVKALFRYGKVLALKGEVADAIRTLKRALKLEPSNKTIHAELSKLAKKHSEQKGAEQAMYKKMLGNPSDVSCATPQPKASWGFSWKWLFGATAVAIGGVALSVVIAARN comes from the exons ATGGCTGATGTGGAGGAGACACTGGCGAGTGGTGCTGGCGACCATCAGGACTCGACCACAAGTGCAAAACATTCAAGCCGCACTCTGCTGCTGGACAGTGGAGAGGACTTTGAGATGCTGGAGAACAGCGAGGATGACGGAGGTGACGATGACCTTCCCCCACTAGAGGACGCCGGGGGCGGGGAAAAGAAGGGACAGGGGGCAGAGCACACTGCTCAGTCCGAAGACAGCACTCCACAGCTCTCCGCTCCGAAAGATGAATGGGTCGATATTCTCG GTAGTGGTCTCCTGCGGAAGAAAGTGCTGGAAGGGGGTGAAGGGCTAGACACCCGCCCGACGAGAGGGCAGAATGTCCAGATTAAGCTGAAGACCTTGCTGTTTGATGGTACTATCGTAGAGGAAGATTCTGAGCTTGCGTTCACGCTTGGTGATGGAGATGTCATCCAG gCTCTGGATCTGGCGGTACAGCTGATGGAGATGGGAGAGAAGGCCCTAGTGGAGGCTGATGCTAAATATGCCTATGGTTCTGTGGGAAG TGCCTGCCCACCGGTGGTCCCCAACTCCAACCTCACcatggaggtgcagctgttgacTGCCCTCGATGGCCCAGATATAGAGCTGATGACCCCCGAGGGCCGGATTGCCCTGGCGGGGCAGAAACGTGAGCGGGGCAACGCGCACTACCAGCGGGGGGACTACGCCTTCGCTGTTAACTCCTATGGCATTGCCTTACAGATCACAGAAGCCAGCTCCAAAG TGGACATCACATCGGAGCAGGAGGCGGAGCTGATGGAGGTGAAGGTGAAGTGTCTGAACAACATGGCCGCTGCGCAGCTCAAGCTGGAGCACTATGAGGCCGCCAAGCGCTCCTGTGTGTCCGTGCTCGTCCACGAGCCGGACAACGTCAAGGCCCTCTTCCGCTATGGCAAA GTCCTGGCCTTAAAGGGAGAGGTTGCTGACGCTATCCGTACGCTGAAAAGAGCACTGAAACTGGAGCCTAGTAATAAG ACCATCCATGCTGAGCTGTCCAAGCTAGCGAAGAAGCACTCGGAACAAAAGGGTGCAGAGCAGGCCATGTACAAGAAGATGCTGGGAAACCCCTCAGACGTCAGCTGTGCCACGCCGCAGCCCAAGGCCTCATGG GGGTTCAGCTGGAAATGGCTTTTCGGAGCAACCGCTGTTGCTATTGGAGGTGTAGCCTTGTCAGTTGTCATTGCTGCTAGAAATTAG